In Citrus sinensis cultivar Valencia sweet orange chromosome 2, DVS_A1.0, whole genome shotgun sequence, a single genomic region encodes these proteins:
- the LOC127900223 gene encoding uncharacterized protein LOC127900223, translating to MSKGKEKVVEVGDDELGFLPSLPADFAFDPGVPLEPIRSSVGTSARRMSPQTTSSSDSSDEEGSSGSENTLSEGQGDDSSEASPSGASRPEERGTVGGRALSRDYAIDYMSCTTTFDELNDLRLRYSIPGEIPLKIPGKKDTPSRPPRGYVTLYLESFKYGLRCPLQPYFARILNGLNLAPGQLNPNGWRVLSVSWGVHFPLRPGQLKRVEAVLANSCSSRELLSTYNFLESRLILPGHKMEDAVIGALTRKRSRPPTTDRDQDKDAPAAKRKSIVQQVPPLQALPPASAKVGESSRAATDPASSSPPVVPRSRLPDSRPEHLVPYLNELSKLVSKKDLEGFDGCTLGELVGAMQYSAFHLSCMATYYKAKVGRYDRKMKEDIQSVTTRADVAEKKAGELNVENLKLIEQESLAQAKAITLEEELTKVKEDLQGQRAMYEAQLESLRDSHRAHMDDLAAGVAQHMDEEAAKEDAEGVEPIVIEEGDSPPRAVPTDVGEVSAPLDATGDTPPAPEEVQPTDAAGLTDPRPS from the exons ATGTCGAAGGGTAAGGAGAAGGTCGTTGAGGTTGGTGACGACGAACTAGGTTTTTTGCCTAGTCTGCCCGctgattttgcttttgatcCCGGGGTCCCCTTAGAGCCCATTAGGTCTAGTGTTGGTACTAGCGCTAGGAGGATGTCTCCCCAAACAACCTCCTCGAGCGACAGTAGCGATGAAGAAGGATCTTCTGGATCGGAGAACACCTTGAGTGAGGGTCAAGGGGATGATTCTAGTGAGGCGTCCCCATCAGGAGCATCACGACCAGAAGAACGGGGTACAGTAGGGGGTAGAGCTTTGTCGCGTGATTATGCCATTGATTACATGTCGTGTACGACCACGTTTGACGAGCTCAATGACCTCCGACTTAGGTATAGTATTCCTGGTGAGATACCTCTTAAGATCCCAGGAAAGAAGGATACACCTAGCCGGCCTCCCAGGGGATACGTTACCCTGTATCTGGAGAGCTTTAAGTATGGGCTGAGGTGTCCCTTGCAGCCTTACTTTGCCCGGATACTTAACGGGCTAAATCTGGCTCCTGGTCAGCTGAACCCCAACGGGTGGAGAGTgctctctg TTTCCTGGGGTGTTCACTTCCCGCTCCGACCTGGTCAGCTTAAACGGGTCGAGGCTGTATTGGCCAATTCCTGCTCGAGCCGAGAACTGCTATCTACATACAACTTCCTCGAGTCTCGGTTGATACTTCCTGGCCATAAGATGGAGGACGCAGTGATTGGAGCTCTGACCAGGAAACGCTCTCGGCCTCCAACAACCGATAGGGACCAGGACAAAGATGCTCCCGCTGCGAAGCGAAAGAGCATCGTGCAGCAGGTTCCTCCCTTGCAGGCTCTCCCTCCTGCCTCTGCTAAAGTCGGGGAATCCAGTAGAGCAGCCACTGATCCTGCTTCCTCTTCTCCACCTGTTGTGCCTCGGTCTCGCTTACCCGACAGCCGACCAGAACACTTGGTTCCCTATCTCAATGAGTTGTCTAAACTCGTGAGCAAGAAGGACCTGGAGGGCTTTGACGGTTGTACCCTGGGCGAGCTGGTGGGAGCCATGCAGTATAGTGCTTTCCATCTCAGCTGCATGGCCACCTACTATAAGGCCAAGGTTGGCCGTTATGacaggaagatgaaggaggacaTTCAATCGGTGACGACCAGAGCTGACGTTGCCGAGAAAAAAGCGGGGGAGCTAAACGTTGAGAACCTCAAGCTGATAGAGCAAGAGTCccttgctcaagcaaaagccattacCCTCGAGGAGGAGCTGACCAAGGTTAAGGAGGATCTCCAAGGGCAGAGGGCTATGTATgaggctcagctcgaatctctCCGCGATTCCCACCGAGCTCAT atggatgaccttgcagctggtgtTGCTCAACATATGGACGAGGAGGCGGCCAAGGAAGATGCCGAAGGGGTAGAGCCGATCGTGATTGAGGAGGGAGactctcctcctcgtgcaGTCCCTACTGATGTTGGCGAGGTGAGCGCCCCTCTGGATGCGACTGGTGATACTCCTCCTGCACCTGAGGAGGTTCAGCCAACCGACGCTGCTGGGCTTACTGATCCACGACCTTCCTGA
- the LOC102614123 gene encoding alcohol acyl transferase 1 allele RGb-like, which produces MVSKFSQVLSVTRQAPELIVPARPTRREVKQLSDIDDQESLRFHVPVIFFYKNDPSPSMQGRDPVKVIREAISKALVFYYPLAGRLKEGYNRRLMVECNAEGVLFIEADANFTLEQLGDDIQPPCPYLNQLLYDVPGSEGILGCPLFLIQVTRLTCGGFIFALRMNHTMCDGSGLVQFLKGIEDMVRGKCSPTLFPIWQRHILNARNPPRVTCIHHEYDEINNNEVPSDNMAHKSFYFGAKETKALRNQLPFHLKDCSTFDLLTAFIWKCRTIALKLEPEEIARVSCIINARGKRYKTDIPSGYYGNAFAFPAVCSKAEHLCKNPIGYAVELVKKAKAQMNDEYIRSVADLMVIKGRRIKFPTRGNFIVSDLSNLGFGEVDLGWGKPIYAGTAGAVELISFFVKHQNKNGEPGIFVPICLPQSVMERFQEELRRMMIQGTMEDLCNINQTQISSKL; this is translated from the exons ATGGTGTCAAAATTTTCCCAAGTTCTGTCGGTTACTCGGCAGGCACCCGAACTAATTGTTCCGGCGAGGCCAACACGACGAGAAGTGAAGCAACTTTCAGATATAGATGACCAAGAAAGCCTAAGGTTTCATGTACCAGTAATATTCTTTTACAAGAATGACCCTTCACCTTCAATGCAAGGAAGAGACCCTGTTAAGGTCATTAGAGAAGCAATAAGTAAAGCACTTGTGTTTTACTACCCTTTAGCTGGCAGGCTTAAAGAAGGTTACAACCGCAGGCTTATGGTGGAATGCAATGCTGAAGGAGTCTTGTTTATTGAGGCTGATGCCAACTTCACACTTGAGCAGCTTGGAGATGATATTCAGCCACCATGCCCGTATTTGAACCAACTGCTTTATGATGTTCCAGGCTCTGAAGGCATTCTTGGTTGCCCTTTGTTCTTAATTCAA GTGACACGTTTGACATGCGGAGGATTCATTTTTGCATTACGTATGAACCACACAATGTGTGATGGTTCTGGTTTGGTACAATTCTTAAAAGGCATAGAGGACATGGTACGTGGGAAATGCTCACCAACCTTGTTTCCAATTTGGCAACGACACATCTTAAATGCCAGAAATCCCCCACGAGTTACATGTATCCACCATGAGTATGATGAAATAAACAACAATGAGGTTCCAAGTGACAACATGGCTCACAAATCGTTCTACTTTGGCGCCAAAGAGACCAAAGCACTAAGAAATCAGCTTCCTTTTCACCTCAAAGACTGTTCAACATTTGATCTATTAACTGCTTTTATATGGAAATGTCGAACAATTGCACTCAAGCTTGAACCTGAAGAGATTGCTCGAGTTTCTTGTATTATTAACGCACGTGGAAAACGTTATAAAACGGATATTCCTTCAGGTTATTATGGCAATGCCTTTGCATTTCCAGCTGTTTGTTCAAAAGCTgaacacttatgcaaaaatccAATAGGATACGCTGTTGAATTGGTGAAAAAGGCAAAGGCTCAAATGAATGATGAGTATATAAGGTCTGTGGCGGATCTTATGGTGATCAAAGGGCGACGAATCAAGTTCCCGACTAGGGGAAATTTCATTGTTTCGGATCTAAGCAATCTTGGATTTGGAGAGGTTGATCTTGGATGGGGGAAACCAATTTATGCTGGAACTGCTGGGGCTGTAGAATTGATCAGCTTCTTTGTTAAGCACCAAAACAAGAATGGAGAGCCTGGAATTTTTGTACCAATATGCTTGCCGCAGTCAGTTATGGAGAGGTTTCAAGAAGAGCTAAGGAGAATGATGATTCAAGGAACTATGGAGGATTTATGCAACATTAATCAGACTCAGATTTCCAGCAAGCTTTAG